In Candidatus Aminicenantes bacterium, a single window of DNA contains:
- a CDS encoding 6-bladed beta-propeller, translating into MRRTKGLKIGLMILATAIVLAASGWTQTTIKTVDGVVVVKNGKRPVPPAGAAVKPTLVPLWAIGGGDEPGRDFSSIEGIAVRGDGSFFVLDAKECSIKAFDAKAKFLRSFGKKGQGPGEFNGPISLTITPANELMVEDSANRRLSYFSLDGKPLRQQSTAQGTGMGLAGLMMDPQGRIAARSLSFEGGKIGFEIKVYDKDLKPGKTLAKVELASLGNLKMDPLTQMPAMNLAPDARGNVYVGSAKGYLIRAFDFDGRLRRTIEREYVPIRVKKEDQAEILKMLGKMPATGGFNLKDMIVIPEVFPAYATFIAHPDGRLLVRTSREMGKKEKEKAYDVFDPDGRYVSAFTSAADFILWQGDKLYGTEQNEDGFTILKCFRYTR; encoded by the coding sequence ATGCGGCGCACGAAGGGGCTGAAAATTGGGTTGATGATTCTCGCTACGGCGATTGTCCTGGCCGCGTCGGGGTGGACGCAAACGACGATCAAGACCGTAGACGGGGTCGTCGTCGTCAAGAACGGTAAGCGTCCGGTTCCGCCCGCGGGTGCGGCGGTCAAGCCGACCCTTGTCCCTTTGTGGGCGATCGGCGGCGGCGACGAGCCCGGTCGGGATTTTTCGAGCATCGAGGGGATCGCGGTGCGCGGCGACGGATCGTTCTTCGTCCTGGACGCCAAAGAGTGTTCGATAAAGGCGTTCGACGCCAAGGCCAAGTTCCTGCGCTCCTTCGGCAAGAAAGGGCAGGGTCCCGGCGAATTCAACGGGCCGATCAGCTTGACGATCACGCCGGCCAATGAGCTGATGGTCGAGGACAGCGCCAACCGGCGGCTCTCGTACTTTTCCCTCGACGGCAAGCCTCTCCGGCAGCAATCCACGGCCCAAGGCACGGGCATGGGGCTGGCCGGGCTGATGATGGACCCGCAGGGCCGGATCGCCGCCCGCTCGCTGAGCTTCGAGGGCGGCAAGATAGGGTTCGAAATAAAAGTCTATGACAAGGACCTGAAGCCCGGCAAGACCCTGGCCAAGGTCGAGCTGGCCAGCCTGGGAAATCTTAAGATGGACCCGCTGACCCAGATGCCGGCGATGAACCTCGCGCCGGATGCCCGGGGCAACGTCTATGTCGGAAGCGCCAAAGGGTATTTGATCAGGGCTTTCGATTTCGACGGGCGCCTGCGCCGGACGATCGAGCGGGAGTATGTGCCGATCCGGGTGAAGAAAGAGGACCAAGCCGAGATCCTCAAGATGCTGGGCAAGATGCCGGCCACGGGCGGGTTCAACCTCAAGGACATGATCGTCATTCCCGAGGTGTTTCCCGCCTACGCGACTTTCATCGCCCACCCCGACGGCCGTCTCCTGGTCCGGACTTCCCGCGAAATGGGGAAGAAAGAAAAAGAGAAAGCCTACGACGTGTTCGATCCGGACGGACGCTATGTGTCCGCCTTCACCTCGGCCGCGGATTTCATCCTTTGGCAGGGCGACAAGCTCTACGGCACGGAGCAAAACGAGGACGGGTTCACCATCCTGAAGTGCTTCCGATATACCCGCTAG
- a CDS encoding HEAT repeat domain-containing protein: protein MKIEASWMIILTLVLTGVFGPAALGAQPRILIEKIPSNLPYGLQEQIQKLYSPSAVDRGYAAVGLGSLGTAAAPALPFLKSMLGDGIDLRKIVPQAQGNKTAPGLHATGDTSPGREAALAMAQMGLAGVKELISALQGADGAAAAGAAYGLGQAKTILAVAPLEALLRNGTAGAARAEAASALGNIADLHALNPLASALKDRESVVRSNAAEALGRLGDRRAVAGLIALLRDDEMRVRESAMLALAKIKDPLAVEPLIARLKAPFDDSTAAFALGEIKDRRAVKALLGTLVRTSSYTAQAAAAEALGKINDLSAIEPLIRILEIEKDELLRGAAAKALKALTSFDYGANGARWRAWWNAGRNK, encoded by the coding sequence ATGAAAATCGAAGCCTCCTGGATGATCATTCTGACCTTGGTTCTAACGGGGGTTTTCGGCCCCGCTGCACTTGGCGCTCAACCAAGGATCCTCATAGAAAAGATCCCGTCGAACCTGCCCTATGGCCTGCAAGAGCAGATCCAGAAGCTGTATTCCCCTTCGGCGGTGGACCGAGGCTACGCGGCCGTCGGCCTGGGCAGCCTCGGGACGGCGGCGGCACCCGCTCTCCCCTTTCTGAAATCGATGCTCGGGGACGGGATCGATCTCCGCAAGATCGTTCCGCAGGCCCAGGGAAACAAGACGGCGCCGGGCCTCCACGCCACGGGAGACACATCGCCCGGCCGGGAAGCCGCGCTGGCCATGGCCCAAATGGGATTGGCGGGCGTCAAGGAGTTGATCTCCGCGCTGCAAGGCGCAGACGGCGCGGCCGCCGCCGGCGCCGCGTACGGATTGGGGCAGGCCAAGACGATCCTAGCGGTTGCGCCTTTGGAAGCGCTCTTGCGCAACGGCACGGCAGGAGCGGCTCGGGCGGAAGCCGCCTCGGCTCTGGGGAATATCGCCGATCTTCATGCCTTGAACCCCCTGGCCTCGGCCCTCAAGGATCGGGAAAGTGTTGTCCGGTCGAACGCCGCCGAGGCCTTAGGGAGGCTTGGCGACCGGCGCGCCGTCGCAGGGCTGATCGCCTTGTTGCGCGACGATGAGATGCGTGTCCGCGAGAGCGCCATGCTGGCTCTGGCTAAAATCAAGGACCCGCTCGCCGTCGAGCCTCTGATCGCCCGCCTGAAAGCGCCTTTCGACGACTCCACGGCCGCCTTCGCCCTTGGGGAGATAAAGGACCGCCGAGCCGTCAAAGCCCTACTTGGAACGCTCGTGAGGACGAGCAGCTATACCGCCCAGGCCGCCGCGGCGGAAGCCTTGGGTAAGATCAATGACCTCTCGGCGATCGAGCCTCTCATCCGGATCCTGGAAATCGAGAAAGACGAGCTGTTGCGGGGAGCGGCCGCCAAGGCCTTGAAGGCCCTGACATCGTTCGATTACGGCGCAAACGGCGCCCGCTGGCGGGCTTGGTGGAACGCGGGCCGTAATAAATAG
- a CDS encoding MBL fold metallo-hydrolase, which produces MTTTSVGRPAADTAAELAKLFAAPLGAKGAAVMFLSYSGVIVRTPAGTVLVDPANLLTADDIAVLKKNGVKAVLYTHGHSDHFVIGTAQALARETGAVIVAEPTVAADLKAAGGIQADKIVTAAVGRDIQVAGLIIHAVVGKHVGPIMLYRVQAGSVSFFHGGDSAYVPVEDCRADIAFLPTGNPSPTASPEAALKMAQDVKPQVALLMHGAEAQHAAFAKLAARELPKMSVDVLRIGTVRILSLR; this is translated from the coding sequence ATGACAACGACAAGCGTCGGGCGTCCTGCGGCGGACACGGCGGCGGAGCTGGCCAAGCTCTTCGCGGCGCCGCTCGGCGCCAAGGGTGCGGCCGTGATGTTTTTATCTTACTCGGGCGTCATCGTCCGGACGCCGGCCGGCACGGTCCTCGTCGATCCGGCCAATTTGTTGACTGCGGATGATATCGCGGTGCTGAAAAAGAACGGCGTAAAGGCCGTGCTCTACACCCACGGCCATAGCGATCACTTCGTTATCGGCACCGCCCAGGCGCTGGCCCGCGAAACGGGAGCCGTGATAGTGGCTGAACCAACCGTCGCCGCCGACCTGAAGGCGGCCGGCGGGATTCAGGCCGACAAGATAGTCACTGCCGCCGTAGGCCGTGACATCCAGGTTGCGGGCTTGATCATCCATGCCGTAGTCGGAAAGCACGTCGGCCCGATCATGCTTTACCGCGTCCAAGCCGGCTCGGTCAGCTTTTTTCACGGCGGGGATTCGGCCTATGTACCGGTCGAGGATTGCCGGGCCGATATCGCCTTCCTGCCGACGGGGAATCCGTCGCCGACTGCGTCGCCTGAGGCCGCCCTCAAGATGGCCCAGGACGTGAAGCCCCAGGTCGCCCTGCTGATGCACGGTGCCGAGGCCCAGCACGCCGCCTTTGCGAAGCTGGCGGCAAGAGAACTCCCTAAGATGAGCGTGGACGTATTGCGCATCGGCACCGTCCGAATTCTGTCCCTCCGTTGA
- a CDS encoding alpha/beta hydrolase: MNVTVNGAELFYTTRGRGPTILIPGGMGTRPNELLMPAQMSDRFRLVFVDLRGSGQSTGQAADLTFDILAEDLEAVRTDLGVDRVAVLGHSILGILAIEYGKRCPAAVSHVIAVGTPPFGDMARLASLASAFFKADASEDRQRILRENMARLTPSSSPGQALLAQTPTRFFDPRFDAAPLFAGASRNPAQLMHVMRTLTPAWDILVDAGRLQVPLLITQGRFDYTVPHTLWEGVVDKLPGATFRIFEQSGHQPFFEEPGLFAEALADWMAGSGPLTGPFSNC; the protein is encoded by the coding sequence ATGAACGTCACAGTCAACGGAGCCGAGCTGTTCTATACGACGCGCGGCCGAGGGCCGACGATCCTCATCCCGGGCGGGATGGGGACGCGGCCCAACGAGCTCCTGATGCCGGCCCAAATGAGCGACCGATTCAGGCTCGTTTTTGTCGACCTGCGGGGGAGCGGGCAATCGACCGGCCAAGCCGCCGATCTTACCTTCGACATCCTGGCCGAGGACCTGGAGGCCGTTCGGACCGATCTCGGGGTCGATCGGGTCGCCGTCCTGGGGCACTCGATCCTCGGCATTCTAGCGATCGAGTACGGCAAGCGATGCCCGGCCGCCGTTTCGCATGTCATTGCCGTGGGGACGCCTCCTTTCGGCGATATGGCGCGCCTGGCCTCCCTGGCCTCCGCCTTTTTCAAGGCGGACGCGTCCGAAGACCGCCAACGGATTTTGCGCGAGAATATGGCTCGATTGACGCCCTCTTCATCGCCCGGCCAAGCCCTACTGGCCCAAACGCCGACGAGGTTTTTCGACCCTCGATTCGATGCGGCGCCCCTGTTTGCAGGGGCGTCCCGGAACCCGGCGCAGCTCATGCACGTCATGCGGACTCTCACGCCGGCCTGGGATATCCTGGTCGATGCCGGCCGGTTGCAGGTCCCCCTATTGATCACGCAAGGACGGTTCGATTATACGGTGCCCCATACTCTCTGGGAGGGTGTCGTCGACAAGCTTCCCGGCGCGACATTCCGGATCTTCGAGCAAAGCGGGCACCAGCCTTTCTTCGAGGAGCCCGGGCTGTTCGCGGAAGCTCTTGCGGATTGGATGGCCGGGAGCGGTCCATTGACGGGCCCTTTCTCGAATTGCTAA
- a CDS encoding AAA family ATPase, producing METYDRFFKAPESSFFLFGPRGTGKSTWTSSVHPDALNVNLLEPDLFRSYSARPERLREILQGNAGQRTIVIDEIQRVPELLGLIHQLIEEDPTRRFILTGSSSRKLKRTGVDLLAGRAVLKTLHPFMAAELGDAFSLEKALIFGLVPLVFSSGDPGDVLRSYAALYLKEEVQAEGIVRNVGQFSRFLESISFSHGSVLNVSSVARECEVERKTVVGYLQILEDLLLGYRVPVFRKRAGRATIEHPKFYFFDAGVFRSIRPQGPLDHPEEIAGAALEGLVAQHLRAWIAYGGDRNSLFFWRTRAGAEVDFVVYGDDGLWAVEVKNGSKFHDTDLRGLRAFQTEYPEARAILLYRGREKAVRHGISIMPCEDFLCGLKPGRPLPSATR from the coding sequence ATGGAAACATATGACCGTTTTTTCAAAGCGCCAGAGAGCAGCTTTTTCCTCTTCGGCCCTCGCGGCACCGGGAAATCCACTTGGACGTCGTCCGTTCATCCAGATGCTCTCAACGTCAATTTGCTGGAGCCCGACCTGTTTCGATCCTACAGTGCCCGGCCGGAGCGATTGCGGGAAATTCTCCAAGGGAATGCCGGGCAGCGGACGATCGTCATCGACGAAATCCAGCGTGTCCCCGAGCTTCTCGGCCTTATTCACCAGCTGATCGAAGAAGATCCCACCCGGCGCTTCATTCTGACGGGATCCAGCTCGCGCAAGCTTAAAAGAACCGGCGTTGATCTTCTGGCCGGACGGGCGGTTTTAAAGACCCTGCATCCTTTCATGGCGGCCGAGCTGGGTGACGCTTTTTCGCTGGAAAAAGCTTTGATCTTCGGGCTTGTGCCGCTGGTGTTCTCCTCCGGCGATCCGGGAGACGTCCTCCGCAGCTATGCGGCGCTTTATCTCAAGGAGGAAGTCCAAGCGGAAGGAATCGTCCGCAACGTCGGCCAGTTCTCCCGCTTCCTCGAATCCATCAGCTTCTCGCACGGGTCCGTCCTCAACGTAAGCTCGGTCGCCCGCGAATGCGAAGTCGAGCGGAAAACAGTCGTGGGCTATCTCCAGATTCTCGAGGACCTTCTTCTGGGTTATCGGGTTCCCGTCTTCCGAAAGCGCGCCGGAAGAGCGACGATCGAACACCCGAAGTTTTATTTTTTCGATGCAGGGGTCTTTCGGTCCATCCGGCCCCAAGGCCCTCTCGACCATCCCGAGGAGATTGCCGGGGCGGCCTTGGAGGGCTTGGTCGCTCAGCACCTGCGCGCCTGGATTGCCTATGGCGGAGATCGGAACAGCCTCTTCTTCTGGAGAACCCGGGCCGGCGCCGAAGTGGATTTCGTGGTTTACGGCGACGACGGCCTTTGGGCCGTCGAAGTGAAAAACGGCTCGAAATTCCACGATACCGACCTGCGGGGGCTGCGGGCGTTCCAAACCGAATACCCCGAAGCGCGCGCTATCCTCCTCTATCGGGGTCGCGAGAAGGCGGTTCGTCACGGCATCTCGATCATGCCTTGCGAGGACTTCCTGTGTGGATTGAAGCCCGGCCGCCCTTTGCCGTCGGCCACCCGATGA
- a CDS encoding prolyl oligopeptidase family serine peptidase, translating to MSKRFALRLSLSLLVLALAVPFLAAQEPYKIPPKNVMDILNAPPTPRVSMSPDRSVMLLVESESMPTIAYISQPLLRIAGMRITPANDSSQVLVFSTGLTLKTIKDGLERKIDLPAGIKFTGASWSDDGKWIAFARYLDDGVELWVVDAATGKAKALTPAKLNMVTGDIVWLPGNAKILCQMIPQDRGPAPVEPRIPIGPTVQVSGGKQTKVATLQDLLKSPYDEALFDYYAAGQIVEVDILSGQTKSVGKPGIYASANPSPDGAYLLVNRIKKPYSYSVSMNGFARSTEIWDRAGNPVKTITDLPTAEDVPMNGVQVGPRSINWQVLKPATLYWVEALDGGDTDKVVPFHDKVLTLPAPFTGEPKEVFKSENRFGGLTWFGTPGLAIASEMNRRKMRRISWIVDIDNPAVAPKKLFDLNTQDAYGDPGQPVMTMKNGDRLILQDKDWIYLTGAGASPKGDHPFLDKMNLKTGEKIRLFQCVDGKYQSFVGFAGEGRDSIIISQESKTEVPNYHLYALKTKKSKPLTAFADPAPQMTGVKKQLIKYKRNDGIELSGTLYLPADYKEGTRLPVVVWAYPMEYGDASTAGQVRGSTDRFTFYRGTSQLFFVTQGYAVLDNAQMPVVGDPKTVNDTFVTQIVANAQAAIDVLDKMGVGDPKRVGVGGHSYGAFMTANLLAHCDLFAAGIARSGAYNRTLTPFGFQSEQRSLWEAPDTYLKMSPFMYADKIKTPLLMIHGMADNNSGTFPIQSERLFAALKGFGATVRFVYLPYESHGYSARESVQTVLAEMFEWFDKYVKNRK from the coding sequence ATGTCCAAGCGCTTTGCCCTGCGTCTGTCTCTCAGCCTGCTCGTGCTGGCCCTGGCCGTACCGTTCCTGGCCGCCCAGGAGCCCTACAAAATTCCTCCCAAAAACGTCATGGACATCCTGAACGCTCCGCCCACACCGCGCGTCTCGATGAGCCCCGACCGCTCGGTGATGCTCCTCGTCGAATCCGAGAGCATGCCGACCATCGCCTATATCTCCCAGCCCCTGCTCCGGATCGCGGGGATGCGCATCACCCCGGCCAACGACAGCAGCCAGGTCCTGGTCTTCAGCACGGGACTGACCTTGAAGACGATCAAGGACGGCCTGGAACGCAAGATCGACCTTCCGGCCGGAATCAAATTTACCGGCGCCTCGTGGTCGGACGACGGCAAATGGATCGCCTTCGCCCGCTACCTCGATGACGGCGTCGAGCTTTGGGTCGTCGACGCCGCGACCGGCAAGGCCAAGGCCCTGACCCCGGCCAAGCTGAACATGGTCACCGGCGACATCGTCTGGCTGCCCGGCAACGCCAAGATCCTCTGCCAGATGATCCCGCAGGATCGCGGCCCCGCGCCGGTCGAGCCCCGCATCCCCATCGGGCCCACCGTGCAGGTGTCGGGCGGCAAGCAGACCAAGGTCGCCACCCTGCAGGACCTGCTCAAAAGCCCCTATGACGAAGCCCTATTCGACTACTATGCCGCCGGCCAGATCGTCGAAGTCGACATCCTCTCCGGCCAGACGAAGTCCGTCGGAAAGCCCGGCATCTACGCCTCGGCCAACCCCTCGCCGGACGGCGCCTATCTCCTGGTCAACCGGATCAAGAAGCCCTACTCCTACAGCGTCTCGATGAACGGCTTCGCCCGCTCGACCGAGATCTGGGACCGGGCCGGGAACCCGGTTAAGACGATCACCGACCTGCCCACGGCCGAGGATGTGCCCATGAATGGCGTTCAGGTCGGGCCCCGCTCGATCAACTGGCAGGTCCTAAAGCCGGCCACGCTCTATTGGGTCGAGGCGCTCGACGGCGGCGATACCGACAAGGTCGTCCCCTTTCACGACAAGGTCCTGACCCTCCCGGCGCCGTTCACCGGCGAGCCCAAAGAGGTCTTTAAATCCGAGAACCGGTTCGGCGGCCTGACCTGGTTCGGCACGCCAGGCCTGGCCATCGCCTCCGAGATGAACCGCCGCAAGATGCGCCGGATCTCCTGGATCGTCGACATCGACAATCCCGCCGTCGCCCCGAAGAAGCTCTTCGACCTCAACACCCAGGACGCCTACGGCGACCCGGGCCAGCCCGTGATGACGATGAAAAACGGCGATCGGCTCATCCTTCAGGACAAGGACTGGATCTATCTCACCGGCGCGGGCGCCTCGCCCAAGGGCGATCACCCGTTTTTGGATAAGATGAACCTCAAGACCGGCGAGAAGATCCGCCTCTTTCAATGCGTCGACGGCAAGTACCAGTCCTTCGTCGGATTCGCCGGTGAGGGCCGGGATTCGATCATCATCTCGCAGGAATCCAAGACCGAGGTCCCGAACTATCATCTCTACGCCCTCAAAACCAAGAAGTCCAAGCCCCTGACCGCCTTCGCCGATCCCGCACCGCAGATGACCGGGGTCAAGAAGCAGCTCATCAAGTACAAACGGAACGACGGCATCGAGCTCTCGGGCACGCTCTATCTCCCGGCCGACTACAAGGAAGGCACCCGCCTGCCCGTCGTCGTCTGGGCCTACCCGATGGAGTACGGCGACGCCTCCACCGCCGGCCAGGTGCGCGGCTCCACGGATCGCTTCACTTTCTACCGCGGCACCTCCCAGCTCTTCTTCGTCACCCAGGGCTATGCGGTCCTCGACAATGCCCAGATGCCCGTCGTCGGCGATCCCAAGACGGTCAACGACACCTTCGTCACCCAGATCGTGGCCAACGCCCAGGCGGCTATCGACGTCCTGGACAAGATGGGGGTCGGCGATCCCAAGCGGGTCGGCGTCGGCGGCCACAGCTACGGCGCCTTTATGACGGCCAACTTGCTGGCCCACTGCGACCTGTTCGCAGCCGGCATCGCCCGCTCCGGCGCTTACAACCGGACTTTGACGCCGTTCGGGTTCCAGAGCGAACAACGGTCGTTGTGGGAGGCTCCCGACACTTATCTCAAGATGTCGCCGTTCATGTACGCCGACAAGATCAAGACCCCCCTGCTTATGATCCACGGCATGGCCGACAACAACTCGGGCACCTTCCCCATCCAGTCCGAGCGGCTGTTTGCGGCCCTCAAGGGCTTCGGAGCTACGGTCCGGTTCGTCTACCTGCCCTACGAGAGCCACGGCTACAGCGCCCGCGAATCCGTCCAGACGGTGCTGGCCGAAATGTTCGAGTGGTTCGACAAGTACGTGAAGAACCGCAAGTGA